The following coding sequences are from one Candidatus Borkfalkia ceftriaxoniphila window:
- a CDS encoding energy-coupling factor transporter ATPase has translation MEAVHFENVKYSYTENGKRFAVNGVTLSIEEGEFVAVLGRNGSGKSTLAKLINALLTPVSGKVEVFGMDTSDNKKTFEIRKNAGMVFQNPDNQMVASIVEDDVAFGPENIGVPREEIGERIGFALKAVGMEEYRTSTPTRLSGGQKQRIAIAGVLAIKPKIMILDESTAMLDPKGRREVMDVVKRLNKEENMTVILITHFMDEALEADRAIVMNQGEIVMQGTPEEIFRRSDELEIYNLALPRAAAIAKKLSAGGMPVATAFDAETVAEEICESLRRI, from the coding sequence ATGGAAGCAGTTCATTTCGAAAACGTGAAATATTCATATACCGAAAACGGCAAACGCTTTGCCGTAAACGGCGTCACTCTCTCGATCGAAGAGGGGGAATTCGTCGCCGTGCTCGGCAGAAACGGCAGCGGCAAATCCACGCTGGCAAAACTGATCAACGCGCTATTAACGCCCGTTTCGGGCAAGGTGGAAGTGTTCGGCATGGACACTTCGGACAATAAAAAGACCTTCGAGATCCGCAAAAACGCGGGTATGGTCTTTCAGAATCCCGATAACCAGATGGTCGCCTCCATCGTGGAGGACGACGTGGCGTTCGGCCCCGAAAATATCGGCGTGCCGCGGGAAGAGATCGGGGAGCGCATCGGTTTCGCGCTCAAAGCCGTCGGCATGGAGGAGTACCGCACGTCTACGCCCACGCGCCTGTCGGGCGGGCAGAAACAGCGCATCGCCATCGCGGGCGTCCTCGCGATCAAGCCGAAGATCATGATCTTGGACGAATCCACCGCCATGCTCGATCCCAAGGGGCGGCGGGAGGTGATGGACGTCGTCAAACGGCTCAATAAAGAGGAAAACATGACGGTCATCCTCATCACGCACTTTATGGACGAGGCGCTCGAAGCGGACAGGGCGATCGTCATGAACCAGGGCGAGATCGTCATGCAGGGCACACCCGAAGAAATTTTTCGAAGGAGCGACGAACTGGAGATCTACAATCTCGCGCTGCCGCGTGCGGCGGCCATCGCCAAAAAACTGTCGGCGGGGGGAATGCCCGTCGCGACCGCGTTCGACGCGGAAACCGTCGCGGAGGAAATATGCGAATCGTTGCGCAGGATCTGA
- a CDS encoding energy-coupling factor transporter ATPase, giving the protein MRIVAQDLTYTYNAKSPFASQALCGVTLTIEEGEFFGIIGHTGSGKSTFVQHLNALIRLTGGSLKVGEYDLADKKCNFLELRSKVGMVFQYPEYQLFAETVEKDVMFGLKNFAKDMKEEEMKAAVREALEIVDLNYAEIKDKSPFELSGGQKRRVAIAGVIVTKPEVLILDEPAAGLDPLGKKEVMQLLHAIHGKWCKTIVIVSHDMDEISENCTRAAVFADGKVVMEGKPHELFKKGATLVSLGLDVPVTAKICMLLKERGIEIDTDFSTEDFTAKVLALYRRSKEGIC; this is encoded by the coding sequence ATGCGAATCGTTGCGCAGGATCTGACATATACGTATAACGCCAAATCGCCCTTTGCAAGTCAAGCGCTTTGCGGCGTTACGCTCACCATTGAGGAGGGCGAATTTTTCGGCATCATCGGGCACACGGGCAGCGGAAAATCCACGTTCGTGCAGCACCTCAACGCGCTCATACGGCTGACGGGCGGCTCTCTCAAAGTGGGGGAATACGACCTCGCCGACAAAAAGTGCAATTTTCTGGAACTGCGCAGCAAAGTCGGCATGGTGTTCCAGTATCCCGAATATCAGCTGTTCGCGGAAACGGTGGAAAAGGACGTCATGTTCGGGCTGAAAAACTTTGCCAAGGACATGAAGGAAGAGGAGATGAAAGCGGCCGTCAGAGAGGCGCTCGAGATCGTCGATCTGAATTACGCCGAGATCAAGGACAAATCCCCCTTCGAACTTTCGGGCGGACAGAAACGGCGCGTCGCCATTGCGGGCGTCATCGTCACCAAACCCGAGGTGCTCATTCTCGACGAACCCGCGGCGGGGCTCGACCCGCTCGGTAAAAAAGAAGTTATGCAGCTTTTGCACGCCATTCACGGCAAATGGTGCAAGACGATCGTCATCGTGTCGCACGACATGGACGAGATCAGCGAAAACTGCACCCGCGCCGCAGTGTTTGCCGACGGGAAAGTGGTGATGGAGGGCAAGCCGCACGAACTGTTCAAGAAGGGCGCAACGCTCGTGTCGCTGGGACTGGACGTGCCCGTGACCGCCAAGATCTGTATGCTCTTAAAGGAGCGGGGCATCGAGATAGACACGGATTTTTCCACCGAAGATTTTACCGCCAAAGTTCTCGCGCTGTATCGGCGTTCCAAAGAGGGCATATGTTAA
- a CDS encoding energy-coupling factor transporter transmembrane component T family protein — protein sequence MLNDVTFGQFYPAKSFVHNMDARAKIVFVIAYIVAIFLADNFIALGAVTLFLIFVVLLSRVPFGSVLRSVKMILFLIVFTAILNLFFYSGESAYKPLVDWWIITITQESLVNMAFLALRLFLLVMGTSVLTLTTTPVSLTDGIESLLTPLKWIRFPVHELALIMSIALRFIPTLTDETNRIISAQKARGANFETGGLIKRAKATLPILIPLLVSAFRRAEDLGDAMDARCYSGAKGRTKYKKLTFTWRDLLGLLVLGGLITGIVFINLYFGNEFAFLAWFNK from the coding sequence ATGTTAAACGACGTTACTTTCGGACAATTTTATCCCGCCAAGTCCTTTGTGCACAACATGGATGCGCGCGCGAAGATCGTCTTCGTGATCGCCTACATCGTGGCGATATTTCTGGCGGACAATTTTATCGCGCTGGGCGCGGTGACTTTATTTCTGATATTTGTCGTGCTGTTGTCCCGCGTGCCTTTCGGCAGCGTGCTGCGCTCGGTCAAGATGATCCTCTTCCTCATCGTGTTCACCGCGATCCTCAATCTGTTTTTCTATTCGGGCGAGAGCGCGTATAAGCCGCTCGTGGACTGGTGGATCATCACCATCACGCAGGAATCTCTGGTCAACATGGCTTTTCTGGCGCTGCGGCTCTTTCTTTTGGTCATGGGCACGTCGGTGCTCACGCTCACGACCACGCCCGTCTCTCTGACCGACGGCATCGAGAGCCTGCTCACGCCCCTCAAATGGATCAGATTCCCCGTGCACGAACTGGCGCTCATCATGAGCATCGCGCTGCGCTTTATCCCCACGCTGACCGACGAGACCAACCGCATCATCAGCGCGCAAAAGGCGCGCGGAGCGAATTTCGAAACGGGCGGGCTGATCAAGCGCGCCAAGGCGACGCTCCCGATCCTGATCCCGCTGCTCGTGAGCGCCTTCCGCCGCGCCGAAGATCTGGGCGACGCGATGGACGCCCGCTGTTACAGCGGCGCGAAAGGGCGCACGAAATATAAAAAACTCACCTTTACCTGGCGCGATCTTCTGGGGCTTCTCGTTCTCGGCGGACTGATCACGGGCATCGTATTTATCAATCTGTATTTCGGCAACGAGTTCGCCTTTCTCGCCTGGTTCAACAAGTGA
- the truA gene encoding tRNA pseudouridine(38-40) synthase TruA: MTIALLVCYDGTRLSGWQTQSNADSVQSALERAVYDAFSENVRVAASGRTDSGVHAAGQVCSLSLENRIAPERVADALNRFLPEDVRVLESAAAPEGFDACRMAKQKTYRYRFYVSARQNPLKERYAAQLKRMPDPEKMRAAAKLIEGEHDFKCFCASGSAAKSTVRHVLSAQISLERSLGGDDIVLDVCGKGFLYNMVRIIAGTLAAVGEGKIRAEDILRAFESGERALLGKTMPAKGLTLLNVDYGFPLFPRAIKE; encoded by the coding sequence ATGACGATCGCTTTGCTTGTTTGCTATGACGGAACGCGGCTCTCGGGCTGGCAGACGCAGTCGAACGCCGACAGCGTGCAGAGCGCGCTGGAAAGGGCGGTTTACGATGCGTTTTCCGAAAACGTGCGCGTTGCCGCGAGCGGGCGCACCGATTCGGGCGTGCACGCGGCGGGGCAGGTGTGTTCGCTTTCCTTGGAAAACCGCATTGCGCCCGAGAGGGTGGCGGACGCGCTCAACCGCTTTCTGCCCGAGGACGTCCGCGTGCTCGAAAGCGCCGCCGCGCCCGAAGGGTTCGACGCCTGCCGCATGGCGAAACAAAAGACCTACCGCTACCGCTTTTATGTAAGCGCGCGGCAAAATCCACTCAAAGAACGCTACGCGGCGCAGTTGAAGCGCATGCCCGATCCGGAAAAAATGCGCGCCGCCGCGAAACTGATAGAAGGCGAGCACGATTTCAAATGTTTCTGCGCGAGCGGCTCGGCGGCAAAAAGCACCGTGCGGCACGTGCTCTCCGCACAAATATCTCTCGAAAGATCGCTCGGCGGCGACGATATCGTGCTCGACGTGTGCGGCAAAGGGTTTCTGTATAATATGGTGCGCATCATTGCGGGCACGCTCGCTGCCGTCGGAGAGGGGAAAATCCGCGCGGAGGATATTTTGCGGGCGTTCGAAAGCGGCGAACGCGCTCTGCTCGGCAAAACGATGCCCGCCAAGGGGCTGACTTTATTGAACGTAGACTACGGTTTTCCGCTCTTTCCGAGAGCGATAAAGGAGTAA
- the mnmE gene encoding tRNA uridine-5-carboxymethylaminomethyl(34) synthesis GTPase MnmE, which yields MKNPNIAAISTPPGKGGVAIIRISGGDPLSIAEKMFVPAGKTAVAAFSPNHMYPGEIDAGDFKDYGLCVYFRAPKSFTGEDVVEFHCHGGSSIARGVLRRAFELGAAGAQRGEFTKRAFLNGKLSLSSAEGLIDMINGESEAEVRAGYMLYCERLKKVADGLQASLTEILAGIDADVDFPEEDLEHTDLADVKTKIGAIRDKLIELRGTYSVGQKIRQGVNVVIAGRPNTGKSSLLNALLGADKAIVSSVAGTTRDAVEGALEIGGVRFNLYDTAGQRESENEIENIGIERARQLTEGADLVLFVLDAGEEFSEEDRSIAEKIENKNKIVVYNKSDLSDARGMRADIRVSAKTGENIQTLKQMMLEKSLQGYSADAEYLIEQRHYFALGKALEGVEAAYRACGNAPLDLLGIDLKAAWDALGEISGMTANEAIIDEIFAKFCVGK from the coding sequence ATGAAAAATCCCAATATAGCCGCGATATCCACGCCGCCCGGGAAAGGCGGCGTCGCGATCATCCGCATCAGCGGCGGCGACCCGCTTTCCATTGCGGAAAAAATGTTTGTTCCCGCGGGCAAAACGGCGGTTGCGGCGTTTTCGCCCAATCATATGTACCCCGGCGAGATAGACGCGGGCGATTTTAAAGATTACGGGCTGTGCGTCTATTTCCGCGCGCCCAAAAGTTTTACGGGCGAGGACGTGGTGGAATTTCACTGCCACGGCGGGTCAAGCATCGCGCGCGGCGTTCTGCGGCGCGCTTTCGAACTGGGCGCGGCGGGCGCGCAGCGCGGCGAATTCACCAAGCGCGCGTTCTTAAACGGAAAACTTTCCCTTTCTTCCGCGGAGGGGCTCATCGACATGATCAACGGCGAGAGCGAGGCGGAAGTGCGCGCTGGATATATGCTGTACTGCGAGCGCCTGAAAAAGGTCGCCGACGGACTGCAAGCGTCGCTGACGGAAATTTTGGCGGGCATCGACGCGGACGTCGATTTTCCCGAGGAAGATCTCGAACACACCGACCTTGCCGACGTCAAAACTAAAATCGGCGCGATCCGCGATAAACTGATCGAACTTCGGGGCACCTATTCGGTGGGGCAAAAGATACGGCAGGGCGTCAACGTGGTCATCGCGGGGCGGCCGAACACGGGGAAGAGTTCGCTTTTGAACGCATTGCTCGGCGCGGATAAGGCGATCGTTTCGTCCGTTGCGGGCACCACGCGCGACGCGGTGGAGGGGGCGCTCGAGATCGGGGGCGTACGCTTTAATCTCTACGATACCGCGGGGCAGCGCGAGAGCGAGAACGAGATTGAGAATATCGGCATCGAGCGCGCGCGGCAACTTACGGAGGGCGCCGACCTCGTGCTCTTCGTGCTCGACGCGGGCGAAGAATTTTCCGAAGAGGACAGATCGATCGCCGAAAAGATCGAAAACAAGAATAAGATCGTCGTATACAATAAATCCGACCTGTCCGACGCGCGCGGGATGCGTGCCGATATCCGCGTGAGCGCGAAAACGGGCGAAAATATCCAAACGCTCAAACAGATGATGCTGGAAAAGAGCCTCCAAGGTTACAGCGCGGACGCGGAATACCTTATCGAGCAGCGCCATTATTTCGCGTTGGGGAAGGCTCTCGAAGGCGTCGAAGCCGCATATCGCGCCTGCGGCAATGCGCCGCTCGATCTTCTCGGGATCGACTTGAAAGCCGCGTGGGACGCTCTGGGAGAGATCAGCGGCATGACTGCGAACGAGGCGATCATCGACGAAATATTCGCAAAATTCTGCGTGGGCAAATAA
- a CDS encoding LysR family transcriptional regulator, which translates to MVNLELYRVFYTVAKCGSLTRAAEELFISQPAVSQAIKQLEGQLDTPLFNRTHRGMELSEQGGKQIFDIVERALGQLETAENKLKEINQTATGTIRISASDTIFSYVLIDKIAEYHAKFPSVKLNLVNCITTETLDLLKNNKCDIAFLNLPIEDKDINLTSVVMPLHDIFVANENYAELSKEVQPLNSMHDYPLLMLDMSTVTRKAIIQFSHSIGVHLHPEIECGSLELLIQLAKNGVGIACAPREYVRRELNEEKSLVEIRTDPPLPARAVGIAFPKNQPLSYAVKEFFKMFNEEGK; encoded by the coding sequence ATGGTAAACCTGGAATTATACCGCGTCTTTTATACCGTCGCGAAGTGCGGCAGCCTGACGCGCGCGGCGGAGGAACTTTTTATCAGCCAGCCTGCGGTCTCGCAGGCGATCAAACAGTTGGAAGGGCAGTTGGATACGCCGCTGTTCAACCGCACGCACCGCGGCATGGAACTTTCCGAACAGGGCGGCAAGCAGATATTCGACATCGTCGAGCGCGCGCTCGGTCAATTGGAAACGGCGGAAAACAAACTGAAAGAGATCAACCAGACCGCGACGGGCACTATCCGTATCAGCGCGTCGGATACCATTTTTTCTTACGTGCTCATCGACAAGATCGCGGAATATCACGCAAAATTCCCGAGCGTCAAACTCAATCTCGTCAACTGCATCACCACGGAAACGCTTGACTTATTGAAGAACAACAAGTGCGACATCGCCTTTCTGAATCTGCCCATCGAGGACAAAGACATCAACCTCACGAGCGTGGTCATGCCGCTGCACGATATTTTCGTCGCCAACGAAAATTACGCGGAACTTTCCAAGGAAGTGCAGCCGCTCAATTCCATGCACGATTATCCGCTTCTGATGCTGGACATGAGCACGGTCACGCGCAAGGCGATCATTCAGTTTTCCCATTCCATCGGCGTGCATCTGCATCCCGAGATTGAATGCGGAAGCCTGGAACTTCTGATCCAACTCGCGAAAAACGGCGTGGGCATCGCGTGTGCGCCGCGCGAATACGTCAGGCGCGAACTCAACGAAGAAAAATCGCTCGTCGAGATCCGCACGGATCCGCCGCTTCCCGCGCGCGCCGTCGGCATTGCCTTCCCTAAAAACCAGCCGCTTTCCTACGCGGTCAAAGAATTTTTCAAAATGTTCAACGAAGAGGGAAAATGA
- a CDS encoding GNAT family N-acetyltransferase produces the protein MHFENTPCIETERLRLRRFTEDDLGAAFRIFSDLTVNTYLPWYPAKDSEQTRAILEERFFQVYRQPRGYSYAICLKTDDIPIGYIHASTEEHHDFGYGLLPAFWHRGIVTEAGKALIEQLKQDDFRFITATHDVNNPRSGKVMRRLGMRYRYSYKEQWQPKNFPVTFRMYQLNFDGRDQNVYRKYWDLSAVRFIEDFDKTE, from the coding sequence ATGCATTTCGAAAACACACCATGCATCGAAACCGAGCGCCTGCGCCTACGAAGATTTACGGAAGACGACCTCGGTGCCGCGTTCCGCATATTCAGCGATCTCACGGTGAATACGTATCTGCCGTGGTATCCCGCGAAAGATTCTGAACAAACGCGTGCGATCCTGGAAGAGCGGTTCTTTCAAGTATACAGGCAGCCGCGCGGTTACAGTTACGCGATCTGTCTGAAAACTGACGATATCCCGATCGGATACATACATGCGAGCACGGAAGAACACCACGATTTCGGCTACGGGCTTTTGCCTGCGTTTTGGCATCGCGGCATCGTAACCGAAGCGGGAAAAGCGCTCATCGAGCAACTGAAACAAGACGATTTCCGCTTTATCACCGCCACGCACGACGTAAACAATCCCCGCAGCGGCAAAGTCATGCGGCGGCTGGGTATGCGCTATCGCTATTCCTACAAAGAGCAGTGGCAGCCGAAAAATTTCCCCGTTACGTTTCGGATGTATCAGTTAAATTTCGACGGCCGGGATCAGAACGTTTATCGGAAATATTGGGATCTTTCGGCCGTCCGCTTCATAGAAGATTTCGATAAAACCGAATAA
- the dapB gene encoding 4-hydroxy-tetrahydrodipicolinate reductase has protein sequence MTNLIISGIFGHMGRTVLELAQADKEFCVLAGVDMKNGETAGVPVYDGFDKISAAADAVVDFSAAANLYNVLSYCERTGAAAILCATGYSEEDLKTIERASGKIPLFKTANLSVGVNLLQKLVKEAAAFLGENFDVEIIEKHHNLKKDAPSGTAYMLAESVNEAFDGNKKYVYGREGMTGARDRRELGIHAVRGGTIVGEHEVMFAGEDEIITLSHSARSKRVFAAGALKAASFMKGKPAGRYDMKNVIDGMKK, from the coding sequence ATGACGAATCTGATCATCAGCGGCATTTTCGGGCATATGGGCCGCACGGTTTTGGAACTCGCGCAGGCCGACAAAGAATTTTGCGTGCTTGCGGGCGTGGATATGAAAAACGGCGAAACGGCGGGCGTGCCCGTCTACGACGGTTTCGATAAAATTTCCGCGGCGGCGGACGCGGTCGTGGATTTTTCCGCGGCGGCAAATCTTTATAACGTGCTTTCCTACTGCGAAAGAACGGGCGCGGCTGCAATTTTATGCGCCACGGGCTATTCGGAGGAAGATCTCAAAACCATCGAACGGGCGAGCGGAAAGATACCACTCTTCAAGACGGCGAACCTCTCCGTGGGAGTCAATCTCCTGCAAAAACTCGTAAAAGAGGCGGCGGCGTTCCTCGGAGAAAATTTCGACGTGGAGATCATCGAAAAGCATCACAACCTGAAAAAGGACGCGCCTTCGGGTACGGCGTACATGCTCGCGGAAAGCGTGAACGAGGCGTTCGACGGCAACAAAAAATACGTATACGGTCGCGAAGGCATGACGGGCGCGCGCGACAGGCGCGAACTCGGTATCCACGCGGTGCGCGGCGGCACCATCGTCGGCGAGCACGAAGTGATGTTCGCGGGCGAAGACGAGATCATCACCCTTTCGCACAGCGCGCGCAGCAAGCGCGTGTTCGCGGCGGGCGCTTTAAAAGCCGCCAGTTTTATGAAAGGCAAACCCGCCGGAAGATACGACATGAAAAACGTCATCGACGGTATGAAAAAATAA
- the dapA gene encoding 4-hydroxy-tetrahydrodipicolinate synthase: MLNFFRGSATAMITPFTAEGKVNFEAFGRMIEYQIENGTDALVVLGTTGEPATMTEEEKEDVMRFSKERAAGRVRLIFGSGSNCTAHAVEASVKAQKLGADGLLVVTPYYNKCTQNGLYEYYKAVCEAVDIPVICYNVPPRTGVNIQPATMGRIAEIPNVAGIKEACGNMEQIMHTAREVRGKCELYSGDDHLNLPMLAIGAAGLISVVSNALPRQMKQLYEYMAAGEFEKAYILQDELLPFTDLMFCEVNPIPVKAAADMLGLSGGVPRAPLTELEEAHKAAVRDSLRALGYRVD; encoded by the coding sequence ATGTTGAATTTTTTCAGAGGCAGCGCGACTGCCATGATCACCCCGTTCACGGCGGAAGGCAAAGTCAATTTCGAAGCCTTCGGCCGCATGATCGAGTATCAGATCGAGAACGGGACGGACGCGCTCGTGGTGCTGGGCACGACGGGCGAACCCGCAACCATGACCGAAGAAGAAAAAGAAGACGTGATGCGCTTTTCCAAAGAGCGCGCGGCGGGCCGCGTACGTTTGATATTCGGCAGCGGCAGCAACTGCACCGCCCACGCGGTGGAAGCGAGCGTCAAGGCGCAGAAACTGGGCGCCGACGGGCTTTTAGTCGTCACGCCCTATTATAACAAGTGTACGCAGAACGGGTTATACGAATATTATAAGGCCGTCTGCGAGGCGGTGGATATCCCCGTCATCTGCTACAACGTGCCGCCGCGGACGGGCGTCAATATTCAGCCCGCCACCATGGGCAGGATCGCCGAGATCCCCAACGTCGCGGGCATCAAAGAGGCGTGCGGCAATATGGAGCAGATCATGCACACCGCGCGCGAGGTGCGCGGCAAATGCGAGTTGTATTCGGGCGACGATCACCTGAATTTACCCATGCTCGCGATCGGCGCCGCGGGGCTCATCTCCGTCGTGTCCAACGCGCTCCCCCGCCAGATGAAACAACTCTACGAATATATGGCGGCGGGCGAGTTCGAAAAGGCGTATATTTTACAGGACGAACTGCTGCCCTTTACCGATCTCATGTTCTGCGAGGTAAATCCCATTCCCGTCAAGGCGGCGGCGGATATGCTCGGGCTTTCGGGCGGCGTCCCCCGCGCCCCTTTAACGGAATTGGAAGAGGCGCACAAGGCGGCGGTGAGAGATTCTCTCCGCGCGCTCGGCTATAGGGTGGACTGA
- the asd gene encoding aspartate-semialdehyde dehydrogenase has product MKQYNVAIIGATGMVGQRFSLLLAEHPWFRVAALAASPSSAGKKYKDAVGKRWAMTSPIPEKLADMIVYDAEADLQKIKEKVDFVFCAVNMKKEEIKALEERYAKAEIPVISNNSAHRATPDVPMIIPEINPDHAKIIDAQKKRLGTKRGFIAVKSNCSLQSYVPALHPLMKYGVKAAAVTTYQAISGAGKTFETMPEILDNVIPYIGGEEEKSEREPLKIWGHIENGAIVNASAPVITAQCLRVPVSDGHTAAVFVSFENKPSKEEILKAWAEFSGEPQALKLPSAPAQFIHYFEEDNRPQAKLDRNLENGMAVSVGRLRDDILFDYKFVCLSHNTLRGAAGGAVLMAELLAAKGYFG; this is encoded by the coding sequence ATGAAACAGTACAACGTCGCGATCATCGGCGCGACAGGAATGGTCGGTCAGAGATTCAGTCTTTTGCTTGCGGAGCACCCCTGGTTCCGCGTCGCCGCTTTGGCGGCTTCCCCCTCTTCCGCGGGGAAAAAATATAAAGACGCGGTCGGCAAACGCTGGGCGATGACCTCCCCCATCCCCGAAAAACTCGCGGACATGATCGTCTACGACGCGGAAGCGGATCTTCAAAAGATCAAAGAAAAAGTCGATTTCGTATTCTGCGCGGTCAACATGAAAAAAGAGGAGATCAAGGCGCTGGAAGAGCGCTACGCAAAGGCGGAGATCCCCGTCATTTCCAACAACTCCGCGCACCGCGCGACACCCGACGTGCCCATGATCATTCCCGAGATCAACCCCGATCACGCGAAAATCATCGACGCGCAGAAAAAGCGTTTGGGCACAAAGCGCGGCTTTATCGCGGTCAAGAGCAACTGCTCGCTGCAAAGTTACGTGCCCGCCCTGCATCCCCTTATGAAATACGGCGTAAAGGCGGCGGCGGTCACCACCTATCAGGCGATCAGCGGCGCGGGCAAGACGTTCGAAACCATGCCCGAAATTTTAGACAACGTGATCCCCTATATCGGCGGCGAAGAAGAAAAATCCGAACGCGAACCGTTGAAGATCTGGGGGCATATCGAAAACGGCGCCATCGTGAACGCGAGCGCGCCCGTCATTACGGCGCAGTGCCTGCGCGTGCCCGTTTCCGACGGGCATACGGCGGCGGTGTTCGTTTCCTTTGAGAACAAACCTTCCAAAGAAGAAATTTTAAAGGCGTGGGCGGAATTTTCGGGCGAACCGCAGGCGTTGAAACTTCCCAGCGCGCCCGCGCAGTTTATCCACTATTTCGAAGAGGACAACCGCCCGCAGGCGAAACTCGATAGGAACCTGGAAAACGGCATGGCGGTCAGCGTGGGGAGGCTCAGGGACGACATCCTGTTCGATTACAAGTTCGTCTGCCTTTCGCACAATACACTTCGCGGCGCGGCGGGCGGCGCGGTGCTGATGGCGGAACTTCTGGCGGCAAAAGGATATTTCGGCTGA
- a CDS encoding class I SAM-dependent methyltransferase — translation MRRFPAYFALADWFEYLNADCDYEKWSQYLHNELLSLGVRAGAGLDIGCGSGCFSRAFARFGYSMTGYDVSERMLAKANSLSVSEGVRPRYILCDLLKLKTFEKADFALCVNDCLNYVPQSKLAAAFRRAAGALKKGGAYLFDISSEYKLREIVGNNTFCEDREEVAYLWFNRLKGDSVEMDFTIFAKREDGAFERGDERHVQYIHTEENVERCLREADFTLVKKTGAFGDDGDKTRVNFICVRN, via the coding sequence ATGCGCCGTTTTCCCGCGTATTTCGCGTTGGCGGATTGGTTCGAATATCTGAATGCAGACTGCGACTATGAAAAATGGTCGCAGTATTTGCATAACGAGTTGCTTTCTTTGGGCGTGCGCGCGGGCGCGGGGCTGGATATCGGCTGCGGCAGCGGCTGTTTCTCGCGCGCCTTTGCCCGTTTCGGCTATTCCATGACGGGATACGACGTGAGCGAACGCATGCTCGCCAAAGCAAACTCTCTTTCCGTTTCCGAAGGGGTGCGGCCGCGCTATATCCTGTGCGATCTGTTAAAATTGAAAACGTTTGAAAAGGCGGATTTCGCCCTGTGCGTGAACGACTGCCTCAACTATGTGCCGCAAAGCAAACTTGCGGCCGCTTTCCGTCGCGCGGCGGGCGCGCTGAAAAAGGGCGGGGCATATCTTTTCGATATCTCTTCCGAATACAAACTCAGAGAGATCGTCGGAAACAATACCTTTTGCGAGGACAGGGAAGAAGTCGCGTATCTGTGGTTCAACCGACTGAAAGGCGACAGTGTGGAAATGGATTTTACCATTTTCGCCAAGCGCGAAGACGGCGCGTTCGAGCGCGGCGACGAGCGGCACGTGCAGTATATCCACACAGAAGAGAACGTGGAACGCTGCCTGCGCGAGGCTGATTTTACGCTCGTGAAAAAGACGGGCGCGTTCGGGGACGACGGCGACAAAACGCGCGTGAACTTTATCTGTGTGAGGAACTGA